Proteins encoded by one window of Colletes latitarsis isolate SP2378_abdomen chromosome 5, iyColLati1, whole genome shotgun sequence:
- the LOC143341877 gene encoding dipeptidase 1 codes for MFELYGVNKDSMVYRSPPPRRKEVDILETCLQLSSPELIRKLPNGDALHHTKDLSVSTSLSKEPPRESGRSMLRRWIVMAGFFFLGCALVAGVGLPLALELRSSHLLEARLQVVRRMLSEIPLVDGHNDFAWNLRKHRGSTKLQDFPFDEDLSQNASWGPRWQTDLVRLRQGIVGGQFWSVYVPCEAQFLDAVQLTLEQIDVVRRLASRYPKRIRLVTSSKELEKAHKDGVIGSLVGIEGGHSIGTSMAVLRSFHRLGARYMTLTHKCNTPWADSCSVEDPNSDASLDFHSDGLSLFGKAVVKELNRLGMLVDLSHVSIRTMRDALIATKAPVIFSHSAARALCNSSSNVPDDVLRNLSVNGGLVMVSFDSAHLNCGDKASMYDVIAHINHIRRIAGVNHVGLGAGYDGILSPPVELPDVSGYPLLLAELTRDRRWSASDIKKLVGGNLLRIFKEVESYAATMSHQFPAEELIPQELIEDTDYCRYHDT; via the exons ATGTTTGAGCTTTACGGAGTGAATAAAGATAGCATGGTTTATCGGTCTCCACCTCCAAGAAGAAAAGAAGTCGACATATTAGAG aCATGCTTGCAGTTATCGTCCCCAGAGCTTATAAGAAAATTACCTAATGGCGATGCATTACACCATACAAAGGATCTGAGTGTCTCTACGTCGTTAAGTAAAGAGCCACCAAGGGAAAGCG GACGAAGTATGCTGAGAAGGTGGATAGTGATGGCAGGTTTCTTTTTCCTCGGATGTGCCTTGGTCGCCGGTGTAGGATTACCTTTAGCTTTAGAACTGCGAAGCTCGCATTTGTTGGAAGCTAGGCTCCAAGTTGTGCGACGAATGCTCTCCGAGATTCCTCTCGTCGATGG GCACAACGATTTCGCTTGGAACCTTCGAAAGCACCGTGGAAGCACAAAGTTGCAGGACTTTCCCTTCGACGAGGACCTGTCGCAAAACGCGAGTTGGGGTCCACGATGGCAAACCGACTTGGTCCGGTTGAGACAAGGTATCGTGGGCGGACAATTCTGGTCCGTGTACGTTCCATGCGAGGCGCAATTCCTCGACGCGGTTCAGCTCACCTTGGAACAAATAGACGTGGTACGTAGACTGGCATCGAGGTACCCGAAGAGAATAAGGCTGGTGACGAGCAGCAAGGAGCTCGAAAAGGCACACAAGGACGGTGTGATAGGAAGCTTGGTAGGAATCGAGGGTGGCCATAGCATCGGTACCTCTATGGCGGTGTTGAGAAGCTTCCATCGACTTGGGGCGAGATACATGACTTTGACGCACAAGTGCAACACTCCGTG GGCGGATTCCTGCTCGGTGGAGGACCCGAATTCGGACGCGTCGCTGGATTTTCACAGCGACGGGCTGTCGTTGTTCGGCAAAGCGGTTGTTAAGGAGCTCAATAGACTAGGGATGCTCGTGGATCTCTCTCACGTTTCGATAAGGACCATGAGAGACGCGCTGATAGCGACCAAAGCGCCGGTGATATTTTCTCACAGCGCGGCCAGAGCTCTCTGCAATTCGTCCAGCAACGTTCCGGACGATGTGCTGCGCAACTTG tcCGTGAACGGTGGTCTGGTTATGGTCAGTTTCGACAGCGCACATTTAAACTGTGGCGATAAAGCTTCCATGTACGATGTCATAG CTCACATCAATCATATTAGACGAATAGCTGGCGTTAATCATGTGGGTCTTGGAGCCGGTTACGACGGTATATTAAG TCCGCCGGTCGAACTTCCGGACGTTTCCGGTTATCCTCTGTTGCTAGCCGAATTAACGAGGGACCGAAGATGGTCGGCGTCGGATATCAAGAAACTCGTAGGCGGAAATCTGTTGAGAATCTTCAAGGAAGTGGAAAGTTACGCGGCGACGATGTCCCATCAATTCCCGGCCGAAGAGCTGATCCCTCAGGAGCTAATCGAGGATACCGATTACTGTAGATACCACGACACGTAA
- the LOC143341881 gene encoding uncharacterized protein LOC143341881, with the protein MKKTKDVSDEDEYSADDPEEIEGASEEDWTPEAGVEGGAKKRPQREVAKKRQHSEEEEDEEEEEEEEEDDEEDEESDSDTGKKPKRKRRSKKEEDEKEDEDEDSDDNSFNESSGETPKDFTSGAFVVAKADIGTSTDPTLWRIDGKALLQKFLPFKENGKTLYKSTSTYSGWSVNNKDKYLAAQVTFKVQSRTETIVELHLDQQQQEIVKEDKED; encoded by the exons atgaagaagaccaaggACGTGTCCGACGAGGACGAATATTCTGCAGACGATCCGGAAGAAATTGAAGGAGCTTCCGAAGAAGACTGGACTCCTGAGGCCGGGGTCGAG GGTGGTGCTAAAAAAAGGCCACAGAGGGAAGTTGCTAAAAAACGACAACAttcggaagaagaagaagacgaagaggaagaagaagaggaggaggaaGATGATGAAGAAGACGAAGAGTCTGATTCTGACACAGGAAAAAAGCCCAAAAGGAAAAGACGATCAAAGAAAGAAGAAGATGAAAAGGAAGATGAAGATGAGGACTCTGATGATAATAGCTTTAATGAATCGTCTGGAGAAACACCAAAAGATTTCACT TCTGGGGCATTTGTTGTTGCAAAAGCAGACATTGGTACAAGTACGGATCCAACACTATGGAGGATAGATGGAAAAGCTTTACTTCAGAAGTTTTTACCTTTCAAAGAAAATGGAAAGACACTATATAAAAGCACGTCAACG taTTCCGGATGGTCGGTGAACAATAAAGATAAGTACTTGGCTGCACAGGTCACTTTTAAAGTGCAAAGTAGAACAGAGACAATTGTTGAACTTCATCTTGATCAACAACAACAAGAAATTGTGAA GGAAGACAAAGAAGATTAA
- the Olf186-m gene encoding ki-ras-induced actin-interacting protein-IP3R-interacting domain olf186-M isoform X2, which produces MRRRTGPVQQWVHSLPSSVKTDLSIADEQQEIITTPLTQTEPKDIPHSLGIKIPTMTVSAPINVPSTSAINTPGLPSSLPYKLVRDPSLQSDSSHCSSVESLLESRRADPEAILLGLGFGGCTNSPQESGPLSRIPKRFLQPSKLKGIAINDFMKQQQETSESIDSVSLGYRGLTGSPYVAPSEIVQKIMQRLREHESHENDPYAMYNSYESYSPLQHNGTHSVLSPDNRQFLERPRSKSPDMRNKRMIIGQKSFAFGHDGDLIEINPSDIKKSSKCNVNNNSDAMENSEMHRNLEDTNINHDKILPKKLSFDDSTELCDTDINLSMQTCGEYSNEQNITSDENIDFKEDISFGTTSQNLSDIRRASDGFCDVKLGETFTIMQGRRHSDSFVQTIDNGNGESILSQRRKTLKRQTRITDMDALSYCNLKTSVSDKMQSKDVNSQKNVEIGEHSTGIQVNSLQKITENMALRTEDEICGAKCSNTFSQRSDNCIQCVDSSLVKEKQQDNDKCHTEKNQSLEQIYADEEESTTCCCAGTTKYWKKMDKIIQENKNLENMVVKNRREMAEIREMLSNVLSVRMEPGF; this is translated from the exons ATGAGGCGTCGAACTGGCCCAGTTCAACAATGGGTTCACTCTCTACCATCATCTGTTAAGACAGATTTGTCTATAGCAGATGAGCAACAAGAAATAATTACTACTCCATTGACTCAGACAGAGCCTAAAGATATTCCACATTCTTTGGGGATAAAAATACCAACCATGACTGTTTCAGCACCTATTAATGTTCCTAGTACATCTGCAATTAATACACCTGGCCTACCTAG CTCATTACCCTATAaactggtacgtgatccaagtctgcAGTCTGATAGCAGTCATTGCAGTAGTGTGGAAAGCTTGTTAGAATCAAGAAGGGCAGATCCAGAAGCAATCTtacttggtcttggatttggtgGTTGTACAAATAGTCCACAAGAGAGTGGTCCTCTTTCACGTATACCAAAAAGATTTTTGCAGCCTTCAAAATTAAAAGGCATAGCTATTAATGATTTTATGAAACAACAACAAGAAACAAGTGAATCTATTGATTCTGTATCTTTAGGATATAGAGGACTAACAG GTTCACCGTATGTAGCACCGtcagaaattgtacaaaaaattATGCAACGTTTACGAGAACATGAAAGTCACGAAAATGACCCATATGCAATGTATAATTCTTATGAATCGTATAGTCCATTGCAACACAATGGCACACATTCTGTACTGTCCCCTGATAATAGACAATTTTTAGAACGCCCACGTTCGAAAAGTCCTGATATGCGTAATAAACGTATGATTATCG GACAAAAATCTTTTGCATTCGGACACGATGGcgatttaattgaaattaatcCTTCTGATATAAAAAAATCATCAAAATGCAATGTAAATAATAATTCAGATGCCATGGAAAATTCCGAGATGCATAGAAACTTAGAAGATACTAATATTAATCATGATAAAATATTACCAAAGAAATTATCATTCGACGACAGTACAGAACTTTGCGATACGGATATTAATTTATCAATGCAAACCTGCGGGGAATATTCAAATGAACAAAATATAACTTCAGacgaaaatattgattttaaaGAAGATATTTCTTTTGGTACAACTTCGCAAAATTTATCTGATATTCGAAGAGCTAGCGATGGATTTTGCGATGTAAAACTCGGAGAGACTTTCACGATAATGCAGGGACGAAGACACAGCGATAGTTTCGTTCAAACTATTGACAATGGTAATGGTGAATCTATTTTATCGCAAAGAAGGAAAACTTTAAAGCGACAAACTAGAATAACAGATATGGATGCGTTGAGTTACTGTAACTTGAAGACGTCTGTATCTGATAAAATGCAATCTAAGGACGTTAACTCACAAAAAAATGTAGAAATCGGCGAACACAGTACAGGTATTCAAGTTAATTCTCTTCAAAAGATCACTGAAAACATGGCATTAAGAACTGAAGATGAAATTTGTGGTGCAAAATGTTCAAATACATTTTCTCAAAGAAGTGATAATTGTATTCAATGTGTAGATAGTAGTTTAGTTAAAGAAAAACAACAAGATAACGATAAATGTCATACTGAGAAGAATCAATCTTTAGAACAAATATACGCGGATGAAGAAGAAAGTACGACTTGTTGTTGTGCTGGTACtacaaaatattggaaaaaaatGGACAAAATTATTCAAGAAAATAAAAACTTAGAAAATATGGTggtaaaaaacagaagagaaatGGCAGAAATTCGAGAAATGTTGAGCAATGTACTGTCAGTACgaatggaacctggtttttaG
- the Olf186-m gene encoding ki-ras-induced actin-interacting protein-IP3R-interacting domain olf186-M isoform X1 yields MLSYLRRLKNMDPENIGKETIVKVTDWLRGIWEMRRRTGPVQQWVHSLPSSVKTDLSIADEQQEIITTPLTQTEPKDIPHSLGIKIPTMTVSAPINVPSTSAINTPGLPSSLPYKLVRDPSLQSDSSHCSSVESLLESRRADPEAILLGLGFGGCTNSPQESGPLSRIPKRFLQPSKLKGIAINDFMKQQQETSESIDSVSLGYRGLTGSPYVAPSEIVQKIMQRLREHESHENDPYAMYNSYESYSPLQHNGTHSVLSPDNRQFLERPRSKSPDMRNKRMIIGQKSFAFGHDGDLIEINPSDIKKSSKCNVNNNSDAMENSEMHRNLEDTNINHDKILPKKLSFDDSTELCDTDINLSMQTCGEYSNEQNITSDENIDFKEDISFGTTSQNLSDIRRASDGFCDVKLGETFTIMQGRRHSDSFVQTIDNGNGESILSQRRKTLKRQTRITDMDALSYCNLKTSVSDKMQSKDVNSQKNVEIGEHSTGIQVNSLQKITENMALRTEDEICGAKCSNTFSQRSDNCIQCVDSSLVKEKQQDNDKCHTEKNQSLEQIYADEEESTTCCCAGTTKYWKKMDKIIQENKNLENMVVKNRREMAEIREMLSNVLSVRMEPGF; encoded by the exons TGGGAAATGAGGCGTCGAACTGGCCCAGTTCAACAATGGGTTCACTCTCTACCATCATCTGTTAAGACAGATTTGTCTATAGCAGATGAGCAACAAGAAATAATTACTACTCCATTGACTCAGACAGAGCCTAAAGATATTCCACATTCTTTGGGGATAAAAATACCAACCATGACTGTTTCAGCACCTATTAATGTTCCTAGTACATCTGCAATTAATACACCTGGCCTACCTAG CTCATTACCCTATAaactggtacgtgatccaagtctgcAGTCTGATAGCAGTCATTGCAGTAGTGTGGAAAGCTTGTTAGAATCAAGAAGGGCAGATCCAGAAGCAATCTtacttggtcttggatttggtgGTTGTACAAATAGTCCACAAGAGAGTGGTCCTCTTTCACGTATACCAAAAAGATTTTTGCAGCCTTCAAAATTAAAAGGCATAGCTATTAATGATTTTATGAAACAACAACAAGAAACAAGTGAATCTATTGATTCTGTATCTTTAGGATATAGAGGACTAACAG GTTCACCGTATGTAGCACCGtcagaaattgtacaaaaaattATGCAACGTTTACGAGAACATGAAAGTCACGAAAATGACCCATATGCAATGTATAATTCTTATGAATCGTATAGTCCATTGCAACACAATGGCACACATTCTGTACTGTCCCCTGATAATAGACAATTTTTAGAACGCCCACGTTCGAAAAGTCCTGATATGCGTAATAAACGTATGATTATCG GACAAAAATCTTTTGCATTCGGACACGATGGcgatttaattgaaattaatcCTTCTGATATAAAAAAATCATCAAAATGCAATGTAAATAATAATTCAGATGCCATGGAAAATTCCGAGATGCATAGAAACTTAGAAGATACTAATATTAATCATGATAAAATATTACCAAAGAAATTATCATTCGACGACAGTACAGAACTTTGCGATACGGATATTAATTTATCAATGCAAACCTGCGGGGAATATTCAAATGAACAAAATATAACTTCAGacgaaaatattgattttaaaGAAGATATTTCTTTTGGTACAACTTCGCAAAATTTATCTGATATTCGAAGAGCTAGCGATGGATTTTGCGATGTAAAACTCGGAGAGACTTTCACGATAATGCAGGGACGAAGACACAGCGATAGTTTCGTTCAAACTATTGACAATGGTAATGGTGAATCTATTTTATCGCAAAGAAGGAAAACTTTAAAGCGACAAACTAGAATAACAGATATGGATGCGTTGAGTTACTGTAACTTGAAGACGTCTGTATCTGATAAAATGCAATCTAAGGACGTTAACTCACAAAAAAATGTAGAAATCGGCGAACACAGTACAGGTATTCAAGTTAATTCTCTTCAAAAGATCACTGAAAACATGGCATTAAGAACTGAAGATGAAATTTGTGGTGCAAAATGTTCAAATACATTTTCTCAAAGAAGTGATAATTGTATTCAATGTGTAGATAGTAGTTTAGTTAAAGAAAAACAACAAGATAACGATAAATGTCATACTGAGAAGAATCAATCTTTAGAACAAATATACGCGGATGAAGAAGAAAGTACGACTTGTTGTTGTGCTGGTACtacaaaatattggaaaaaaatGGACAAAATTATTCAAGAAAATAAAAACTTAGAAAATATGGTggtaaaaaacagaagagaaatGGCAGAAATTCGAGAAATGTTGAGCAATGTACTGTCAGTACgaatggaacctggtttttaG